CTCGCTTGCAGGACCACCGCCACCaccgccgccaccaccaccaacactaGGTTTAGTCTCTTGGTCAGCCTCATCATTCTCACCTGGTAGCCTGTGAAACGTAGGGTTCAAGAAAGTAGCTGCCACCACCACAACTTGCGTTGCAGCTATCACCTTTCCAGCCACTATCCCTCCAAAAACCTGCCCTTGTGCCCCTGCAAGAGATATCccaaaagaagaacaagaatgCACTGCAGAACCAGGAGGAGAAGAAGCGCATGATGCTTTGTTTGTTGCGAGAGAACCAACAACAGAGCCAAACAATGCAAGCAAGTTAAACGGTCCATGTAGAGATAGAGAAGGAGTATGAGAAACTGGGTGGCGAAGAGTAACATTAGCAACAGACCCGGTTGCACTTATAACACTTATGCCCGCATGGTTTCTACGAGCAAAGTTGACGATGGTTTCGATTACATCAGAACCAGCGGAGATCTCGAGGATGGCTGGTTTCATGGAGGATTCACAGTCTTTGGTGATGATAATGGGTGGTTTAGGCCTGTTTTTTGAGCCCGGAGGTCTGCCTCTTGGCTTTCTCTGGATCTGAACTGATTGGATGTTGTTGTGGTGGATGTGATCATCAGGAGAGGTATTGTTGTGGGGTCGACCAAGTCTTGATGGAGAGTCTGCAGTTACAGGAGTGGCGGAGAGTGTAGGGACACTTCTTGGGCTATGATCGGAGGAGGAGTCATCAGAGGTGTGGGAAAGTTctcgagagagagagattgcgCCTCCAAAGTGATCTGCCATTTCATGGGGAGAATTTTGTTGAGGATGAGAGAGATAGGGAAATGGACGGAGTCAGGAAAACACTGTTTCTTCAATGTTGTCTTTATAGTCAGCAGGGTCTTGAGTTGTGGGACCCCGCAAATTTTGTAGGGATACAAAGGAAGGTAGGTAGGGACACTTTTTTAGAGAGGGAAAAATGCAGTGCACCTGGATAGGAGAAGACATGAGAGGGGTGAAAGCTTTCTAAAATGTGGTGTGTCGTTTTATAGTGGGGCCAGTCCAGGCAACAATACAAGACCAGAATTTGTAGTCTCTTAAGTCAGCCGGGTCCAAGTTGACCCGGCGGACCGATTTGGGTTTTAAACAACGGGGTCATGGTGTGGAAGCCAATCTCACTTGTTTTTCCGTGTGGTATAAGGCATGGTTATGCAACCTGGCACAACCTAACATGTTTATTTGAGAACCGGGGTTATGGACGGGTTTCAAATTATAAAGACcttgtcataacctatttttgggttattctttaatttatatttttttctcttcaaaaacaaatatcaaaattcatgtttatttttcattattaaaatacccgattttcatCCAAActtccaaaatacaaaaaaaaaaaaatgtttttgtgcacACGgtcaagtgtctcaaagctaaaaaaatcatattgtgtttttcatacaccaaaaaacaatgttttagcatgcattttggttttaataaccagtttattaaagtcaagaaaACATTggtcaaaatttcaaaaacaacaaaaattttattttgtttgtctctTAGTATCCGAGGTACGACATTACACGTAATACGTATTCcggatatttaatttttttttggacgGTAGAACGGTTATGTTATCCCATTAAGATAGGAACTTTCTTATTAAGGAGAGTTTTTCTTGACCCTttagacggaccaacaattagaaaatgcAACCaaaaccttagattttatcagacaataaaacaatgcagcttaccttaggtagggcgtagttggggtgctaatacctttcctttacacaatcagtctccgtacccgatatttgagaccagttagggttcctagtgatcgGAATATTAGGTGGCAACTTCCAGTTCATATTttactgataagagacaagaattcattGTCTCTTCGTATTTACCAGATAGAGATAAAACACTATACATTTacattttccttgttttcattctctttccattatttttcgtcttctgcttcttctttttttttttttttttaacaattaattaattagattcaTTGTCCGGGTCTTGATCACAATTAAACCAAATAACCATCAAAATGTTTCCAAACCCACTAGTTAAAACATGTGAAGTTGatatttgtaaatatttagAGACTGTTTCTCTTCGTGATtgtaccatgtttttttttaattattatttttgttttaattttttgaggttttttattattattattttgatatgctaatgttaaaaaaataaattttaaaaaataaaaaataaattattttaatgtatttctaaacaaaaaatactacAAAAAACAACTGTtttatcacaataccaaacaatattttaaaaggataaagatttaaatattatacaGTATTTGATGTTTTACccttgaataaatatatatcaattaaaaaaatatatcaattaagtAAATTGGATACGAGCGCAGGTTTTTTacgaattttttaaaaacaatttggctccctttataaattttatatactaTTCTGGATTACTGGATTAATGAAACTcctttgaatttcattttatgAATTATACGAGTGAATTCTACGATCCAATGTTCTGCAAAACTCAACACATTTATTCGGGCATCGAATTTGCAACATTTAGCATTACTCTTTGGAGTGATGATAGttagtgttttatatatatatatatatatatataattttatttttaccaccACTATAAAATAGGATTAATGATGGACAAATGTTCAagcaataattaataatattttattggtttttatttgagtttatttataaaagaaatagataCAAAGAAAACTTTATAGTGCTAGGAATTATATTTGATACAATCGTATCCTCTATGTGTCTCTTTTTATGGCTTAGAAAGAGTGATGACTTGATACAGATATCAATGGGTTGCCTTATTTTAAAGGTTTAGATGTAAAATTACGAAAGCGAATAATTTAAATTACTCATAATTAAAGATGACAccgatattttaaattttaaatatgcaaatcaaacaattttaatttctcaGTTAGTATACGCATCCATCCTCTTTTGTGAGGTTTGGTTTATTTACATAGGTATTACGATATTCTTAGGTCCTTTGGGAATTCCTatagttaagttttttttttttttttagtttaacgtgggtgtccgggtcagtttgcgcgcaccttaactaatttcacgggccctgaagttaagtcttttttgttttcatgcttgGATGCTATCTTAAcgacataatttttaaattattgatattcttgtaattaaataaaattagttaaaaaaatggtTAGATGGGCTGATCACTAACTCTCCAGGGCCACGAATCAAGCCTTGAGATCTAGCCTAAAAGCCAAGCTGGGAATCCGAGACACCAGTACCATGCCGCTACAGAGAACGAAACTATTGTTTCTCTACTTTTTCTGCTACTGAGCCCAATATGGAATTGTGGCTTAAATAGATAtggatgaaaatttatttattttttaatgtgtttatgctaagaataattttttaaaaaataaaaaaatattattttaatatatttttgagcaaaaattattttgaaaaaaacttttagcATACTTCTAAATAGTAATACTGTTTTACTTTAGATTTTGTGAACACTGTTGATTGAAAAAGTGGATTTCCAAATCTGCTCATGAAAGCAATAAAATTCTCGTcgtaattaaaaacataatttttttaggattatCGCTGGTTAATAGCAAtagtaaaaaaccaaaagaatggTGAAGCATGTTTAGAATTAATCACCTCTCTAATCATGAGGGGTAGGAAGCTTGATGGCCAAGGGTTGTAATTAAGAGTTAGGTgcagattattaattaattaaataaataaaaacactttccagcATTCAGAGTAagatgactatatatatatatatatatatcacagtGGAATATACAAGTGGCACCTTGGATTCCTACTATTTCCAAGTCTTATAGGACCCTTTTTAAACGTGGCttgtatgtttattttgaagaatAATATGCACAATGTGTGGAAAAATGGTCTAATCTGCCCCACCATTACAATGGTATCCACCAAGAAATTTTGTGGCTTTAACAAATATCGTGATGCTTTTCAACCCTTGATCATGACCTGCTGGGAATTATATCTTGCATTCTCCACGCACAAAGTGATATATACTTCAAAAATATCTCCATCATCTACTTGCATGCATGAATCCAGCAAATCATTCCAGCTTATAACATGAGGGTATCctcaaatcttcttcttcttcttcttcttcttcttactgTTATTATTAGGGTTCTTGTTAGGGTTATTGAGTCTGGTATATATGGAAAATAAAGGGGCATGCAGAGGTCATATGAAAGAACAGAGTTAAttgcattttattaaaaaagaagaagaaaggttaagtgctataaaacaattatataccACGTTAGACctccacataaaaaataaaaataaaaagtttaaagaGAAAGTCAAATTTCTAATCACTttgattattaataaaaactgcCGGTGATCCTGAGATGCTTCTAAGGATTACGTACTAGCATTGATGAGTGCTAGAAATACGTGACCATTAAGcaagatatattaattaaaaaaaaactaaaatgatgaCGCTTTTAATAttgcaatgatttttttttatatataattattttaattttaatgattcgTAATGCAAGTTTAATGAGTTAATCAGATTGATTTGAGttgttttattgtatatttttgtttagattaatttctttaaaaaaattatcattcaataatatattgattaaaaattatatttataatttattttaatttactttatatatatatatatatttattttaatcttataattcgagtcataattaaattaaatttatgagttaaatttattttttcaatttatttcctaTAAAAATTCTCTTATTGCGATCAAGAAACAACGCTTTAGCTGCGGAACAGATGTTATTCTTCAATCATTGGGGACAAATTATTGTAGGTGACTTACAACTATTGAAGAAACTAGAgcttaatttaattcaattattcaCTATTGTTCAATTATTAGTGAACCCCTATGGTTTATATTTGCTTTCGTATTaacacatttaatttaattctatagAGCATTACGCCCtgatttgcactaaaaaaaaactagagctACAGTATTGTATGGTGTCTCCTCTCAGCAAATTAAGGAGGCAGGCCAATCTCCTATACATAATGCTTCATTCAGGTTGTCAATCTCTTATAAAAGTGCAGGCCGGATGATGATTATCTGTCTTTGTTGCGAGGATAGTCTACTTTTAGCATCCAATTCTCAGGAATTTATCTGTAGCAGGAGAGAAACACAGTAGAATTACGACTCATTGCTTAGCCAATATAGTCAAGTATGAGTTTCAGGAAACTACCCTTATGGAGGACGGAGTGTTTCCATGCCTATACTCCTTCTTTGTATGAAAtccaggaagaagaagaagaagaagaagcttgtCTTGCAATGGCAGAATTCGTACAGGTTCCATCTGTACATTATATCCAGAATACGTACGTACGAGTCTCTTTGAAGTTTGAAGAGTTTACGAGCTTAAATTGCAGTAGAAGCTTTAGATAAATGGTAATGAtgtaaacattgtttttaacacatttataatcattttgtttttgctaatatAAGAAAAGGGGccatttaaatttctttataccGCCCAACAACTGGATTAAGACAAATTGCGACGTATACATAATAAATAGAACTCTAATACAAatggtttatataaaaaattgatgtcaCTTTAATTATCATCTTTTACAAGTTGagatttaaaaatgttaatgacCTAGTGGTCAATCTTGAccgatcaaattaaaaaatattattttaataaaaataattgacttaATCTTTTATAAATTCTCATCTaccaactaaaaatattaatttgatttgtgtttgataatagaagaaaaacaaaacccacataataataataaaaaaaaagctcatgTGAATATGAATAGTGAAACATCtcaaattttgttatgaggTTCTCAAAATGTTGAGAAAAAATTATGGTGTTAATGCTTGATTACCATTTTTTCactcttgcttttttttatatataattttacccttaaacttttttgtttattttgatttaattattttacaatgtGAACTTGATGATTTGTTACATTTGAGATGATAAAGGCTCTCAAGatattgagaaaaaattatcatgctcaattaatatttcattaggcacaataaaattcaatgttatggatttaaaataactaaaacttCAAGGACTAgattttaaactaaaacaaatatccaactttttttttttcaaattaggaACTGGATTAAATTGTTGCATGTAAAATGCGCGCCAATAACTTAAAAAGGTCGCAGAACTTTGACGACGCATACAATGGTCATAAGCTCTAAACACGACCACAAATTTGACCAATGGAGTCATCATGACGAGGGCTTTTTACCCGGTGGCGCATGAAGACAAATTACCTCCGGTGTGGCTtcaacaactttttaattttttttctatttttttttctgtctcatCTCCTTGGTTTCTACACCTAACGTTTTTGATGtctttttatgtcaaatttaatccttattttttgtttttagcaacaattataatttgttttaacaaaattttatgttcataaatcataaaataatatttaaaatcatgaataCGTGAGATAatgtgaaatgaaaaaaatattaaaaaaataataaaaatgcaaCTTGGGAGGAAACACAATCAAATGTTGATTGCAAAATCTacccacaatgttttttttttttttctcttattttttttttcaatttgattctttaatattaagttgattttaaattaagtttgatattttgttttggttgaatttatataaatttctcatgattttaataataagttttgatttaaattaatgctcaattttaaaaaataaaatttaatttttttaatggtaaaaaaaaattaacaatgctctcactttttttttactttgaggaaaaaaattgcTCTTTCCTACATTATAGCGCGGGGCAACAAAATAGTCTCCTTTCTAAATTTATCTCCTGCAGGTCGAAGAAACTCCAAAAGAGTTTTCTTTTAACagtatttaaaattcaaaacttaaattaaaacatgcaaAAGCTCATACTTGTTGTTGATGAGAAGctgagaaatgaaaaaaaccatcaaaattAACCTTATCACATACTAGATGTATAAAGAAGAACTGAATAGCAGCGAGCAGGGACAAGCAGATTGATGCACAGGCCTGCTTGTCATGGAGCCACAATCGTTCTTATCTAAGATACACAAATATTTAATGACTTGAAACACATCAGGCAAGGCTGGCATTGCCCAAAATATCATACCACTTTCTATATATGTAATCTTACAAATAAAATTCTGTGTTCTCAAGCTGCAAATAGTACAGATGCTACAGAGGATTCAAGATCCCCTTCTACAACATACAAGTCTTTGGCAATTCTTCAATACGGATACATTTATTCTTGCATAATTTGAAACATGTGACATATTAGAAGAAATTGTAGTGATAAAAAAGAGAAGCTAAACAACACTAAGGTTATTGATTTGAGTCATAAATACCACTGAAGTAGCCGATAAATTAAACTCCATTTCCCGATGGAACAAAGCTAGGTAACATGCGCAGCAGCAAGGATTATTGACTAGAAGAATGCCCGGCTACCATAAAACACTCGACCTCcgtcctttttcttcttctcaagCTCTAGTTCATTTCTGTGACTTTGAATCACGTCACCGCGGTCCTCAGGTTCCGGTTTGTCAAGATCCATAGGTAGCTTCATCTTGGCCAAAGATTCTGTGAATTGTTGCATGCTCCTCATGTACATGTCTACTATTTGCTGCTGCATTGCAGACTGCTCGGCCTCAAGATTGATGTTTCCTAGTGGAGCTGAAAATACttgaccaaatttaatagaacTCATGTTTCCTTCCTTATTGGTCTCCTCCTCCTTGCTTGTAAAATTTGATTCCTTTTCATCTCGGACTTCATTTCCCTTCTTTGAAGTTGGAGTGTCAGGGCAAGCGCAGGAGTTATGATTAGCCTCTGTGGTGATCAAAACGTTAAGAGAGTTTGATGATTGACCACCTAAACGAATCTTTCTCTCAACTGAATCGGAGGAATTTCTGTCATCGCTCAGGCTTGTTGTCGTAGAGCTCAAGAAACTGGAGTTTTGGGTGCTGCCATTAGGAGAACCTGAACCTCCATGATTTTCCTCGGAGGAATTTGTTGTCATTTCATAGTCATGAACAGCAGGTTGTGGAGAGGCACCAAGGTAAAGAAAAGAGCCAGGCCTGGAACCCATGCCATCAAAATACTCTGAGACCATTTGCTGATTCTCTCTAACAACATTGATATCAGGAAATTCAATTCTCGAATACTCAACTGGCTCCAAAATAACCTCCGATATCTTTCTATCAAGAAGCACAACCTCTGATGATATTGACGAGTTGGCAGCTGTTGCTGAGGGCTTAACAGGCAAAGATGTGTTTAAGGAAAGAGACAATTGGACAGTGCCAGCTGGAGAGTGAAAGAGGTCAGTGGAGGAGAGGCTGTAATCTTGAGTCACCTTTCCTTTGCCAGAAACTTGTGAAATAGGGACCAAAGCAAATCCTAGAAGCTGATCCTCCATGTAGTTTCTAACTCTACTAAGCATCCAAATTTCACATTTGAGGACTGCATCAAGTTGAGTGAGTTTCATCATGAAGTTTTCATTGAATTCTGGGTTTTTTCCGCCTCCATTGATAATTCTAGTTGAAAGGGTTTCATCGGGATTATAAGTTAGAGAGAATTTTGCATAAACATCTTGGTTATCATAGATACATATGTTGTGAATATTCCTGGCATGATGAACATAGATTTCAAGAATCCCGGAGAACTCAGAATCGCCATCTGCATCGACCATCGTGTTTGAATTTGGATTGTACCTGAACCCAGTTGATTCATTGAAAGAATCCATCAAAAGAAAGTTAATTCTTCAATGTGATGCTTCACGGGAGTTTCAAGACTATATCCTATTTGGTTCAGGTTTGGCGAGAAAGCTCCTATATATGAGAGAACAGAACAAAAACAGGGCTGACACAAAGAACAATCTATGCATCAGTGATAAGGTCTTGTTCCTATACGAGTATCACTGAACTCTTTCAAGTAGTTTTAGAAGATTAGTGAATGGATTTGGTAATAGGAAGAATGTTTTGAAGGGGAAGAAAATAGAACAGAACAGAGCAAAACAACGAGGTTTCAGAGAGTTAATTGATTGCTTATAATGCACTGGAAGCCTTTCTCTCTAGTTTCTATATCCTTTCTGGCTTCTGGCTTGTGTTGGCAGCATCGATCCATGAATTCAAGGAAAAGACTGGagatcaaagaaaagaaagaggagacaggcagagagagagagagagactcacAGTGGAATAAAAGAGCTTTCTTTGTGCAAGTTGAAGAGGTAGGTGTGGTAGTAGGTAAGaatcaaaagagaaaatcaaaaaaagatGGTGAtgatgttgctgctgctgctgctgctgatgttGTGGCTTGTTTTTACATGCCACTTCTTCTATTCTTTTTCTATAGCAAGTGGTGGGTGAGGGATTGAGATTTTTGAAGGCTTTGCTTTGCTTGACATTGCAGCTTCCACTTCCAGTGGACTTATTTTGCTCAGCTGATGTAATTGGAGGTCCCACCTTTTGGCCCCACTCTTCATTATTACTCTCGTCACCTATCTCCCTCTACAGATGCTCTCCTAAGCTTTAAGACAAAATAATCCCTTCTGTCCTCCCCTATTTCGTTCATGGCTTTATGGGAAGAAATTGTCTCCATGATCCCATACCACCATGATGTAGAAAACGTAGCAAATGGTTCAGTAAAACGcagaataatatattaaataaaaaaaaatagagcagaATATAGCAGAaagtatataataaatatagaacAAGGTATAGAAGAATTTATGTTATAGAATCTATGTTGGAAAACATAATccgataaaatcataaataaaaaaaggtgctAGTGAAAACATCTATAAGAAATTTCATGAACTATATGACgcatacaaattaattacccctGTAGAATTCCTTGGCATCAAGGGGAAGCGTACGAGGATaactaatcaaatatatataaagcactTCAAGCAAACTATTCAAATCCTTCAACTGCTTCGCTTGAATGCCATTTTGTAGAGTAAAAGTCATCTGAGGGGAAGCTTCATTGATTCACCATGTATGCATGGTCAATCCTAATCTtgaacattaaaatgatatgattgCTCTAATTCTAGTGTGTGTATACTAGCTTGCCTAATTAAGTTTGAATGGAACTATAGATGATCTGATTTTCCACGCCAGGTCTCCATCCATAGCACTAAAATCTAACATGAAAGCTCTTGGTATTTATTGGATTCAGGTGGCAAGCACTTTAGCCGGGTACTTGACTATCTTGTATAAATCATGAGTTGATTTCTCCGATTTATAATAAGATCGGCTGAAGCTTAATTACTCAAGAAATTAGGTTTGTAAAAgatattataattgtaatgCTTTCAGGAAATTGGAGGAAATGACTTTAAATCGAAGCTCATTTTCTCCTAAAACCTCTTTTCGAACTCATTATTTGCGAATCTCTTACATTGTGGCGGAGCCCAAGAGGTCCGGTGGACGTCCTAGAGTTCAAAAcagttttttagatttaatgagttttttcaaaaacaaaaaacaaaattgtttcaaAACTGACGAAGATTTGCAATTATGAACTAGGCCTGCGTATTTTATACTCCTATatgaaagatttttttcatctcaGGATATTCTACTCATCCATccccttaaaaaaatttctagctCCTCcactaattttaaataaattcttcGACTTGGTTGGTTGATGGAGTCAAGTATCTATCTCCATGGACAGGCATATATATGAAAGTGAAGTTATTTATATATGATGATTAATTTACTATGTAAATACAAAGGAATAGATATTGCAtacttaaatttattaataacatgGATAAAAGTTAGGATTCTTTAAAGTtacaatcttaaataaatacGTAGAgaatgttgatattttttaaaaagtttaaaatttaataatttgataaaaaaataacacatcaaatatttatataaaagttaaaatcaaaagaattcaaagttaaatagaaaattaattaaaatccaaaattaactagaaaaataattaaaatagcaaaaataatATCTTCTAGGTTTAATTTGAGAGAATTTCGAATCTTAACTGTTTAAAATAAGTTAACCCTTCGACAGAATTAAGCCTATAGAATTGTcccataaaatttaaacttgatttgacaattaaatttaaaattatggttttttttggttatgcTGCATATTTAATGCGTTCAAGCTAgctttttcataaattttatctaaCTCATAAACATAGTTACATACATACACCGATCCACGGATAAGATGTGTGTGTACACACTCAATAATTAAGAGAACACTTAAAACTAAATAAGCAATGCCTAAGACATTAGTCTAATTCATAGACAAAACTGTCCAAAACacgaaaaggagaaagaaaaagcgACTTTCTGATAATGAATTCGTTCGTCCAAAAGAAGATTGCCATGATCGGTTACAAAGTCTGATACATGACCTCAAGGCTGCAATCTTTCTCGATGGTAGTTAGTGCAGGATTCAAACTTGAAACGAAGTCCTCAACTTGGCTATTTCTTGGCAATCACGGGAGTATGTTTTGACTACCACCAGCAATTTAACctagaaaatgagaaaattggGGCGACGTTAATTTGACTGCGCAGTcttattgttgtttttcatttctccGAAGATTTGAGAAAATCCTTTTTATTTCTACCTGAAAAATGCgagctttcttttttctttccttttcttcgaCGAAGTTGTTTCATCAGTTATTGGTGGTACTCTTGGAACAGAAACATGTTCGTTATTGTCTCTGTCTTGGAATATATGTTTTCTGGAGAGATTTCCctctataaaaaacataagTCGGGgacataaattatttgtttatccCTGTAAACGTCTCGAAATGGAGTTTGAAGAGGCACTCGAGTTATTGTTTAGAAAGGACACTTGTCAAAGGAATTGAAATGGAGCGAGTTGGTGGAAATGTGCTTTCATCCACTGGCAGGTGTAGGGCCTTATTTAGTGATTAAAAAGTCGTGCGATAATAAATAAGCACATAATGGATGACTCTAATTTTTTCGCTCAATCATCCTCCCAGGGAAGTAAGAGATGATAGTGTCTAagcatctaggtggtggccagtggtaaaagcttgggactaAGATGTTTGTTCCCTCTTAAatttcaggttcgaaccctgtggtcgctcatatgatggtcactggaagcttacatggtcgttaacttcagggcccgtgggattagtcgaggtgcgcgtaagctggcccggacacctacgataattaaaaaaaaaaaagagatgatagTGTCTCGAGACAGggagttttttctaaaaataatttatttttattttaaattatttatttttaatgtttttgaatatttttaatgtttttgaatagttttaatgtactaaagaatgattttcttacattttaaaGAACAATTACTTTACCGTTCCAACCACTTTATCAGAGTGAATGGATGGATGTGCCGGCTTCGAATTAAGAATGCAAACCCTTCTTATTTCGCTATCAATTATACTTCCTAGACAAAATCCCTTATTgccattattaaaaaataattgttacaaTACAAGTAGGCATAGATTAATGAATGCTTATCATTGTGAATAGACTTGGCACAAAATATTCGAAAATATATTCATGATCTTGATTCTTGTggaaatattttatacaaatgCTATGTTTgcttaaaatcaaatttattcattttctttcaaaagaataCATCCATGATCAGCTTCTTTAAAACTTAGTCATAACTCAATGCACAAAAAATAGATGGAATATACTATCACTGTAAAAGTaaaactgaagaagaagaagaagaagaagaagtaaacTAGTTATTTACAAACCCAACGGCCCTTTCATgatgatttcaaattttgattatttcGGGCTTTTAATGGGCCTCATACTGCAAACAACTAGCCCTAACGTAGCTCAAGGCGCAACAGAATGGCTTCACCAGACCCATCATTAAGGTTCCCCGCCCAGTCTTGAGGCTCTTGAACTTTTCTCTGCTGAAGATGAAGATAGCTCGACTGAAGAAGCATAATGGCCACGCGActttcaggaaaaaaataatcgttTGCA
This region of Populus trichocarpa isolate Nisqually-1 chromosome 9, P.trichocarpa_v4.1, whole genome shotgun sequence genomic DNA includes:
- the LOC7475022 gene encoding uncharacterized protein LOC7475022, whose product is MDSFNESTGFRYNPNSNTMVDADGDSEFSGILEIYVHHARNIHNICIYDNQDVYAKFSLTYNPDETLSTRIINGGGKNPEFNENFMMKLTQLDAVLKCEIWMLSRVRNYMEDQLLGFALVPISQVSGKGKVTQDYSLSSTDLFHSPAGTVQLSLSLNTSLPVKPSATAANSSISSEVVLLDRKISEVILEPVEYSRIEFPDINVVRENQQMVSEYFDGMGSRPGSFLYLGASPQPAVHDYEMTTNSSEENHGGSGSPNGSTQNSSFLSSTTTSLSDDRNSSDSVERKIRLGGQSSNSLNVLITTEANHNSCACPDTPTSKKGNEVRDEKESNFTSKEEETNKEGNMSSIKFGQVFSAPLGNINLEAEQSAMQQQIVDMYMRSMQQFTESLAKMKLPMDLDKPEPEDRGDVIQSHRNELELEKKKKDGGRVFYGSRAFF
- the LOC7475023 gene encoding AT-hook motif nuclear-localized protein 28, with protein sequence MADHFGGAISLSRELSHTSDDSSSDHSPRSVPTLSATPVTADSPSRLGRPHNNTSPDDHIHHNNIQSVQIQRKPRGRPPGSKNRPKPPIIITKDCESSMKPAILEISAGSDVIETIVNFARRNHAGISVISATGSVANVTLRHPVSHTPSLSLHGPFNLLALFGSVVGSLATNKASCASSPPGSAVHSCSSFGISLAGAQGQVFGGIVAGKVIAATQVVVVAATFLNPTFHRLPGENDEADQETKPSVGGGGGGGGGGPASESCVSTGMSMAVYGVANPTPVNCQMSPPEIMHWPGPPSRPSY